Sequence from the Gemmatimonas sp. genome:
CGCTGCCCGCCGAACGCTGATTCAGCAGGATCGGCAATGCTTCGTCTTTACCCCACCACGTGAGAATGATGAGCAAATACAGCGGCGTCACGTACGTCATGATGAACTTGAAGATCTTCGGAATCTGGATGTCGGCACCCATGTGGATCGACTTCCACGCATTCTCGGGCTTGAAGATCCACACGAAGATGATGACCTCCGTGATGGCCACCAGCACCAAACCGAACGTGCCGACCCAATAGTCCCACTCGTCAAGGAAGCCGTGGCCGAGCCAGGCGACATGCATCAGGCCCAGCGCGAAGCAAATCGCGCCGAACGACCACGCCACCGTCTCACGCTTCCAGCCGAACTCTTCGCGGAAGAACGCCGTGATCGGCGTCAGCATGGATACCGATGACGTGATGCCGGCGAAGAACAGCAGGCCGAACCACATCACGCCCAGTAGATTGCCGATCGGCAGGGTCTTGTCGATCTGCTGGAACACCACGGGCATCGTGGCGAAGCCGAGGTCGAACGAACCACCTTGCGCAATCTGCATCGCGCCGGCCACGCCGAAGAACGTCACGGCCGCCGGAATCGCGATCGACCCGCCAAGCACGACTTCTGCGGTTTCGTTCGTGGCAGCGGTCGCAATTCCGTTCAGCGCGATATCGTCTTTCGTGGAGAGATACGACGCGTACGCTTGCAACGAACCCATGCCGACCGACAGCGTGAAGAAGATCTGCCCGGCGGCAGCTAGCCAGATGCCCGGCGAACCGAGGCGCGAAAAATCCGGCGCGTAGATGAACTCGAGACCCTGCGCCGGCGTCGCACCGACTCCCGGCTGCGCCGGCAACGTCAACACCACCCCCGCCAACACGATCGCGAACAGGAACAACACCGGCATGCCGATCTTGGCCAGCTTCTCGATCCCGCCCGAGATACCCTTGGAGAGCACGTAGATGTTGATCAGCATCGTGAAGGCGAAGAACGCATACGGCGTATACGCCGTGTGGTACGCCGTGCCACCCGCCGGGGTGAGCCCCTGGAACGACCGCAGATAGCCGATCATGCCTTCCTGCGTGGTGATCCCCCAGTAGTCCTTCGTCGCGGAAAACACGGCGAAGGCCAGCGTCCAGCTTTCGATGTACGTGTAGTAGATCATGACGCCGAGCGGCACGACCATACCCACCACGCCCACGTACTTCGCCGCCGGATGCTTCCACAGCGCAGCGAACATGCCGGGCAGATGCCCCTTGCGGTATCGTCCGCCATTGCGTCCGACGCCCCACTCGATCCACATGAGCGGGATGCCAAGCAGCAAGAGCGCGATGAAGTACGCGATCATGTACGAACCACCACCGTTGGCGGCAGCCTGACGCGGAAAGCGCAGGAAGTTGCCGAGACCGACCGCATTTCCCGCCATGGCGAGAATGAGACCGATTCGACTACCCCAAGCTTCGTTTGAGCCGGAGTTGGACGAGGACAAGCGTGCTCCGATTGAGGAAAAAGGAATTGGACAGCGGGACGACAGTTCGGCCGACCACTAGCGACGTACGACCACTCCGTTCTTCATGACGAGTTCTACGGCGCGGAGCGCGCGGATGTTCTGGCTGGGGTCACCGGACACCGCAACCAGATCAGCCAGCAGCCCCGGCGCCACTCGGCCAAACTCATTCTCACGATGCATGATGCGAGCGTTGACGCTGGTCGCCGCCTTGAGCGCCGCTACCCGCGTCATACCGTATTCCACCATGAGCTCGATCTCGAGCGCATTAGTGCCGTGCGTGAAGACGCCGACATCGCTGCCGTTGCAGATCGTCACGCCCGACGCCAACGCCGCTTTGAACATCGCCTTCTTCTGCACGATCCCGGCGGGGTCCGGGTCGACACCCTTCTTCCATCCGCGATAGCGCGTGGTGCTTTCCGTCGCCGAGAGGGTGGGACAGAACGCGACGTTGTGCTGCTTCATGAGCGCGAACACCTCGGGCGTCGCCATGTCGCCATGCTCGATGTCTTCCACCCCGGCCATGATCGCGCGGGTCATGCCCTCCACCGTGCTCGCGTGCGCCACGACGGGTCGGCCACTCGACATCGAGGTCCGCACGATCGCGGCCAACTCTTCCGTGGTGAACGTGGGACGTGCCTCGCCGCGTGGGCCCCACCGATAGTCGGCGTAGATCTTGATCCAGTCCGCACCGTGCCCGATCTGATCACGCACGACCCGCGTCACGCCGTCGATACCGTCCGCTTCTTCCGCGCCCTGCGGCACACCGATCTCGACGCCAAATCCCTTGGGACCGTACGAACCGGTCGCCACGATTGCCTTCGTCGTCACGAAAAGGCGCGGCCCGGGAATGATCCCCTGATCGACTGCCTCCTTGAGGCCCACGTCGGCATACTCGGCGCCTTCGGTTCCCAGATCCCGGAGCACGGTGAAGCCCGCGTCGAGTGTCGCCTTGAGGTGATTGACCGCGCGCGCTGTGCGCAAGGCGAGCGACTCACGCAGCACCTGATCGTTCCACGGCGTTTCATCGTACGGATGCAGCAGCACGTGACTGTGCAGGTCGCTCATTCCCGGCATGAGGGTCGTGCCCGGCAACGCAATACGCTCGGCGTCGCCGGGTACCGCGACGCTGGCTGCTGGACCAACAGCCGCAATTCGTGCCCCTCTCACGAGGACGACCCAGCCGCGTTGCGGCGCGTCGCTCGTGCCATCGAATACCGCATCGGGGACGAGAAGGATCGGTTTGGCCGACGGGGCCGGTGCTGTGGGT
This genomic interval carries:
- a CDS encoding sodium-dependent transporter; its protein translation is MSSSNSGSNEAWGSRIGLILAMAGNAVGLGNFLRFPRQAAANGGGSYMIAYFIALLLLGIPLMWIEWGVGRNGGRYRKGHLPGMFAALWKHPAAKYVGVVGMVVPLGVMIYYTYIESWTLAFAVFSATKDYWGITTQEGMIGYLRSFQGLTPAGGTAYHTAYTPYAFFAFTMLINIYVLSKGISGGIEKLAKIGMPVLFLFAIVLAGVVLTLPAQPGVGATPAQGLEFIYAPDFSRLGSPGIWLAAAGQIFFTLSVGMGSLQAYASYLSTKDDIALNGIATAATNETAEVVLGGSIAIPAAVTFFGVAGAMQIAQGGSFDLGFATMPVVFQQIDKTLPIGNLLGVMWFGLLFFAGITSSVSMLTPITAFFREEFGWKRETVAWSFGAICFALGLMHVAWLGHGFLDEWDYWVGTFGLVLVAITEVIIFVWIFKPENAWKSIHMGADIQIPKIFKFIMTYVTPLYLLIILTWWGKDEALPILLNQRSAGSATPVSDVDMPYITISRGILVLFVIVFLFFIRTAWKRNKYDDRKGFVEIDTNRAEA
- a CDS encoding amidohydrolase family protein; its protein translation is MRHRNRATRAALALASTLIGLTWSAHPASAQPASAPPTAPAPSAKPILLVPDAVFDGTSDAPQRGWVVLVRGARIAAVGPAASVAVPGDAERIALPGTTLMPGMSDLHSHVLLHPYDETPWNDQVLRESLALRTARAVNHLKATLDAGFTVLRDLGTEGAEYADVGLKEAVDQGIIPGPRLFVTTKAIVATGSYGPKGFGVEIGVPQGAEEADGIDGVTRVVRDQIGHGADWIKIYADYRWGPRGEARPTFTTEELAAIVRTSMSSGRPVVAHASTVEGMTRAIMAGVEDIEHGDMATPEVFALMKQHNVAFCPTLSATESTTRYRGWKKGVDPDPAGIVQKKAMFKAALASGVTICNGSDVGVFTHGTNALEIELMVEYGMTRVAALKAATSVNARIMHRENEFGRVAPGLLADLVAVSGDPSQNIRALRAVELVMKNGVVVRR